From Candidatus Zixiibacteriota bacterium, one genomic window encodes:
- the lysF gene encoding homoaconitase: MTQNLVEKITQRFALDLPEGYIVRAGDYVSIRPAHILTHDNTGAVMPKFKAIGATKIANPRQPVYALDHNVQDTSEANLAKYVRIEAFAKEMDVDFYPAGRGIGHQIMCEEGYAFPGTMVVASDSHANMYGGLGCLGTPVVRTDAAAIWATSRTWWQVPPVARCTLTGKLKPGVTGKDVIITLCGLFNNNEVLNHAVEFAGQGVSSLSVDERLAIANMTTEWGALVGLFPIDGIAIDWLKRRIDVVARRGLAGVPSDVDGGGTTHPRLNRQRLSQLQGENLAADESAVYARVVTLDLSTVTPHVAGPDNVKTMSSVAEMAKQKMTIHKAYLVSCVNSRRNDIAEAARVVKGKKVADGVEFYVAAASNEVQADAEADGSWNDLLEAGAIPLAPGCGPCIGLGVGLLGEDEVGISATNRNFKGRMGAPSAKAFLASPAVVAASAVAGFITGPTEFEQVEAIRSYKENAPVETSDDVTVSIVDGFAERITGRIIFCHQDNLNTDGIYPGKYTYIDDFTPEQQAGVVMENYDPEFTKLVDKGDIVVGGFTFGSGSSREQAATAFKYRGISMVIAGSFSQTYKRNAINNGFLVIECPELVNELRSTYGTDKLTVVTELTMTVDFAKAKITVGDKVYKIAPLGAAAQELVVTDGLENWVKARL, encoded by the coding sequence ATGACACAAAACCTGGTTGAAAAAATCACCCAGCGCTTCGCCCTTGATCTGCCTGAGGGGTACATTGTCCGGGCGGGAGACTATGTTTCCATTCGTCCGGCCCATATCCTTACCCACGACAACACCGGCGCAGTTATGCCGAAATTCAAAGCTATTGGTGCGACAAAGATAGCCAATCCGCGCCAACCAGTCTACGCGCTGGATCACAACGTTCAGGATACGAGCGAAGCCAACCTGGCCAAGTATGTCCGGATCGAAGCCTTCGCCAAGGAAATGGACGTCGATTTCTACCCGGCCGGACGAGGTATCGGCCATCAGATTATGTGCGAGGAGGGTTACGCCTTTCCGGGCACAATGGTGGTCGCATCCGACTCCCATGCCAACATGTATGGCGGGCTGGGTTGTCTGGGTACACCGGTTGTACGCACCGATGCCGCCGCTATCTGGGCAACCAGTCGAACCTGGTGGCAGGTGCCGCCGGTAGCTCGATGCACCCTGACGGGCAAACTCAAACCGGGCGTGACGGGCAAAGATGTGATCATTACGTTGTGCGGTTTGTTCAACAATAACGAAGTACTCAACCATGCCGTCGAGTTCGCCGGACAAGGAGTGTCTTCTCTATCTGTTGACGAGCGACTGGCTATTGCGAATATGACCACCGAATGGGGCGCGTTGGTGGGGTTGTTCCCGATAGATGGCATAGCCATTGATTGGTTGAAGCGTCGTATAGATGTAGTGGCGCGGCGCGGTTTGGCGGGAGTGCCATCCGATGTCGATGGTGGTGGAACCACCCATCCTCGTTTGAACAGGCAGCGTCTGAGCCAACTACAGGGCGAGAACCTCGCTGCAGATGAAAGCGCTGTGTACGCCCGAGTGGTCACGCTTGATTTGTCTACGGTTACACCTCACGTGGCAGGACCGGACAACGTCAAGACGATGTCCTCGGTGGCTGAGATGGCCAAGCAGAAAATGACAATCCACAAAGCGTATCTGGTTTCGTGTGTAAACAGTCGCCGCAATGATATTGCCGAAGCTGCCAGAGTCGTGAAAGGCAAGAAGGTGGCCGATGGAGTTGAGTTCTATGTGGCTGCTGCATCCAATGAAGTACAGGCCGACGCTGAAGCTGACGGGTCATGGAATGATCTTTTGGAAGCGGGCGCTATTCCTCTCGCACCGGGGTGCGGACCTTGTATAGGATTGGGTGTTGGTCTCCTGGGCGAAGACGAAGTCGGCATTTCAGCCACAAATCGCAATTTCAAAGGCCGAATGGGCGCACCAAGCGCCAAAGCATTTCTGGCCTCACCCGCTGTAGTGGCGGCGTCAGCTGTCGCCGGGTTTATAACCGGACCAACCGAGTTTGAACAGGTCGAAGCGATTCGCTCCTATAAAGAGAACGCGCCTGTAGAAACAAGTGATGATGTCACCGTTTCAATCGTCGATGGCTTCGCTGAGAGAATAACCGGACGTATCATCTTCTGCCATCAGGATAATCTCAACACTGATGGTATCTATCCCGGCAAGTATACTTACATCGATGATTTCACGCCCGAACAGCAGGCCGGGGTCGTGATGGAAAACTACGATCCTGAGTTTACGAAGCTGGTAGATAAAGGTGATATCGTAGTTGGCGGGTTTACATTTGGATCGGGTTCCTCACGCGAACAGGCCGCGACGGCGTTCAAGTATCGCGGTATCAGCATGGTGATTGCCGGATCGTTTTCCCAGACCTATAAGCGCAACGCGATCAACAATGGTTTCCTGGTGATTGAATGTCCGGAACTGGTAAACGAACTTCGTTCGACCTATGGAACCGACAAGCTGACAGTGGTCACTGAGTTGACCATGACAGTAGATTTCGCTAAGGCAAAGATAACAGTTGGAGACAAAGTGTATAAGATAGCTCCGTTGGGGGCAGCGGCTCAGGAATTGGTCGTCACGGATGGTTTGGAGAATTGGGTGAAGGCGAGGTTGTAG
- a CDS encoding MmgE/PrpD family protein, whose translation MTEKPISQRIAEFAVGLKYEDLPAEVVNEVKRYLYDSIGCSYGGYHTKDVNILRGIYTGMGGTEEATLLGFGDKMPAVNATLVNSLMIRALDFNDIYWKEDPSHPSDLIPAALSVGELVDASMKDIIVAIVLAYEFEQRLCEFGKPGVRERKWHHATLTQFVSPIVAGKLLGLTVEQMVNAIGISGSHNHTIGCPTAGALTMMKNTVDPMAVQSGVFAALMAQKGYTGTVAVFEGKEGLMDCFGDAWAPKALLGGLGDSYRIMQCSMKAFPTEALTHTHISATLKNVVPNKITSDQIESVTVTTIARACDILFDSHKYRPESRETADHSLPYCIAVALVDHKISVQSFSEEKLKDKAIWEVIDKIKGVASDEFEKMFPEKQPSKVVVKTKDGKEYSEYLEYPKGDPREPMTIDDLRSKFGGNAAGLLDEARQKSVEEMIFSCEKISCREFMAKLVV comes from the coding sequence ATGACCGAAAAACCTATCTCCCAACGAATCGCTGAGTTCGCTGTCGGACTCAAATACGAAGACCTTCCAGCTGAAGTCGTCAACGAAGTCAAACGCTATCTCTACGACTCCATTGGCTGCTCCTACGGCGGCTACCACACCAAGGATGTGAATATCCTCCGCGGCATTTACACAGGCATGGGCGGCACCGAAGAGGCTACTTTGCTCGGATTCGGCGACAAAATGCCGGCTGTCAATGCTACGCTGGTCAACTCGTTAATGATCCGCGCTCTCGATTTCAACGACATCTATTGGAAAGAAGACCCCTCGCATCCGTCCGACCTTATACCGGCCGCGCTGTCGGTCGGTGAGTTGGTCGATGCGTCGATGAAAGATATCATTGTCGCTATCGTGCTGGCCTATGAGTTTGAACAACGGTTGTGCGAGTTTGGCAAACCGGGTGTCCGCGAACGCAAATGGCATCACGCCACATTGACCCAGTTTGTCTCGCCCATCGTAGCCGGCAAATTGCTTGGTTTGACTGTCGAACAGATGGTCAATGCCATAGGCATCAGTGGTTCCCACAATCACACTATCGGATGTCCGACTGCGGGCGCGTTGACGATGATGAAAAACACAGTCGATCCGATGGCGGTCCAGAGCGGCGTTTTTGCGGCGCTGATGGCGCAAAAAGGTTATACCGGCACCGTAGCCGTGTTCGAGGGCAAAGAGGGGTTGATGGATTGTTTCGGAGATGCCTGGGCGCCGAAGGCTCTTTTAGGAGGGTTGGGCGATTCGTATAGAATTATGCAGTGCAGCATGAAGGCGTTCCCGACCGAGGCGTTGACGCATACGCATATCTCTGCCACGCTCAAGAATGTCGTTCCTAACAAAATCACGTCTGACCAGATCGAAAGTGTTACAGTGACGACTATTGCCCGGGCCTGTGATATCCTGTTTGATTCCCACAAATATCGTCCGGAATCGCGCGAAACAGCCGACCATTCTTTGCCGTACTGTATTGCTGTGGCGCTGGTGGATCATAAGATTTCGGTCCAGTCGTTCTCCGAGGAAAAGCTCAAAGACAAGGCTATCTGGGAAGTGATTGACAAGATCAAGGGAGTGGCATCGGACGAGTTTGAGAAGATGTTCCCCGAGAAGCAGCCCTCGAAAGTGGTTGTGAAAACCAAGGACGGCAAAGAATACTCGGAGTATCTTGAGTATCCGAAAGGTGATCCGCGGGAGCCGATGACTATTGACGACCTGAGGTCCAAGTTTGGTGGCAATGCTGCTGGTTTGCTTGATGAAGCGCGTCAGAAAAGTGTCGAGGAGATGATTTTCTCCTGCGAGAAAATTTCCTGCCGCGAGTTCATGGCGAAGCTGGTGGTGTGA
- the pruA gene encoding L-glutamate gamma-semialdehyde dehydrogenase, translating to MYRVPIPKNEPILDYAPGSAERAGVEKVLAELKANPIDIPMVIDGKEVTTGNRIKITAPHDHKLVLGYYHQGGETEVKMAVKTALEAQKTWAFMPWEQRAAVFLKAADLLAGPYRYVINAATMLAHSKTIYQAEIDAVCELADFFRFNCHYGQQIADIQPQSAPLIWDRMDHRPLEGFVFSVTPFNFVSINGNLPTAPAIMGNVSVWKPASTAVYTSHFLMKILREAGLPDGVVNMIFARGAAIGEAVLRNENLAGIHFTGSTGVFQMMWKTVGENIAKYKAYPRIVGETGGKDFIVAHNSANVDMLVTAITRGSFEFQGQKCSASSRCYLPKSLWPEIKKKLVAQVNSIKMGDPENFTNFFNAIIDESAYRSIVEYVDYAKDHKDAEILCGGKYDDSKGWFIDPTVVVTTDPHFKLMEEEIFGPVVTIYVYDDEKFAETLHTCDKTSPYALTGAIFAVDRKAVALAERTLRHAAGNFYINDKPTGAVVGQQPFGGGRASGTNDKAGGIQNMLRWTSPRSVKETFVAPKDYKYPFMG from the coding sequence ATGTACCGAGTCCCTATTCCGAAGAACGAACCGATTCTTGACTACGCTCCCGGTTCAGCCGAGCGCGCCGGTGTTGAGAAAGTTCTGGCGGAGCTGAAAGCCAACCCGATCGATATCCCAATGGTAATCGACGGGAAGGAAGTCACCACCGGCAACAGAATCAAGATCACCGCTCCTCACGATCACAAATTGGTCCTGGGATACTACCACCAGGGCGGCGAGACGGAAGTTAAGATGGCCGTCAAAACAGCACTGGAGGCTCAGAAGACATGGGCGTTTATGCCCTGGGAACAACGCGCCGCTGTGTTTCTAAAAGCCGCTGATTTGCTGGCTGGCCCCTATCGTTATGTGATCAACGCGGCCACAATGCTGGCTCATTCAAAGACAATCTATCAGGCGGAGATCGATGCCGTTTGTGAACTGGCCGATTTCTTCAGGTTCAATTGTCACTACGGACAACAGATAGCGGACATCCAGCCCCAGAGTGCTCCCCTGATCTGGGACCGCATGGATCACCGTCCGCTGGAAGGTTTTGTGTTTTCGGTGACGCCGTTTAACTTCGTTTCCATCAACGGTAATCTGCCGACGGCTCCGGCCATCATGGGTAACGTATCCGTCTGGAAACCAGCCTCTACCGCAGTTTACACTTCGCATTTTCTGATGAAGATACTCCGCGAAGCTGGTCTTCCCGATGGCGTAGTCAATATGATCTTCGCTCGCGGGGCGGCAATTGGTGAAGCAGTCTTGCGTAACGAAAATCTGGCAGGCATCCATTTCACTGGTTCAACCGGTGTGTTCCAGATGATGTGGAAAACGGTCGGTGAAAACATAGCCAAGTACAAAGCGTACCCGCGCATCGTCGGTGAGACGGGCGGCAAGGATTTCATCGTAGCCCACAACTCTGCCAATGTTGACATGCTGGTAACTGCCATTACACGTGGCTCATTCGAGTTCCAGGGTCAGAAATGTTCGGCCTCGTCGCGCTGCTATCTGCCCAAATCGCTCTGGCCGGAGATCAAAAAGAAACTCGTAGCCCAGGTTAATTCGATCAAGATGGGCGACCCTGAAAACTTTACGAATTTCTTCAATGCCATTATAGATGAGTCTGCTTATCGCTCAATTGTTGAGTATGTCGATTACGCTAAAGATCACAAAGACGCCGAGATTCTGTGTGGTGGAAAGTACGACGATTCCAAAGGCTGGTTCATTGACCCAACTGTCGTAGTGACCACCGATCCGCATTTCAAGTTGATGGAAGAGGAAATCTTTGGTCCGGTAGTGACAATTTATGTCTACGATGATGAGAAATTCGCTGAGACGTTGCACACTTGCGACAAGACATCGCCGTATGCACTGACCGGCGCTATCTTCGCCGTCGATCGCAAAGCGGTTGCATTGGCCGAGCGGACACTGCGTCATGCGGCCGGCAACTTCTATATCAATGACAAACCTACCGGTGCCGTAGTAGGGCAACAGCCATTTGGCGGCGGTCGTGCCTCAGGTACTAACGACAAAGCGGGTGGTATTCAGAATATGCTGCGGTGGACCTCACCTCGGAGCGTGAAAGAAACCTTTGTGGCACCGAAAGACTACAAATACCCGTTCATGGGGTGA
- the amrB gene encoding AmmeMemoRadiSam system protein B: MSDSRFDIRPPAWAGKFYPKSPGELTKTIATMFSETKKAPVQGHPRALIVPHAGYIYSGNTAAHAYKMLEGEQFDTVVIISPSHYVFFRGSSVYDGGGYRTPLGEIATDFELSARIADINPSVYLSNQGHASGSTRGEHALEVQLPFLQVVLGQFKLVAIVMGEQEGDNIRGLGETLASALKGTNSLIVASSDLSHQHPVKIANRMDGTVRTAIEKYDPQMLIDTLESGRGEACGGGPMAAAMIAAKRLGAGTMQFLHYTTSGETTGDFDDVVGYLSAVMVAEKKAVSTSPTMGAMPARMKKPGLTDEDRQCLLKIAKDAIASHLSGREYEPTPYESLQDNKGAFVTITLNGKLRGCIGQIRAVQPLYKTISGMAVAAAFEDPRFPKLTPVEFLDAKIEISVLSHLERVHDFGEIKVGRDGLLVKLELHTGLLLPQVATENGWGVTEFLQQTCLKAGLPMNSYKKDDVEIYRFSAEVF; the protein is encoded by the coding sequence ATGAGTGACAGTCGATTCGATATCAGACCCCCCGCCTGGGCGGGAAAGTTCTACCCCAAATCTCCGGGTGAGCTTACAAAAACAATAGCCACCATGTTCTCGGAAACAAAGAAAGCTCCCGTCCAGGGACACCCCCGGGCGCTTATCGTTCCCCACGCCGGGTATATCTATTCCGGTAACACTGCCGCCCACGCCTACAAAATGCTTGAGGGTGAGCAGTTCGACACCGTCGTTATCATATCCCCTTCGCACTATGTGTTTTTCCGTGGTTCATCGGTATATGACGGCGGCGGCTACCGAACTCCGCTGGGCGAGATCGCTACCGACTTTGAATTGTCGGCCCGAATTGCCGACATCAACCCCTCAGTCTATCTCTCCAACCAGGGGCACGCCAGTGGCAGTACGCGCGGTGAGCACGCCCTGGAAGTTCAGTTACCGTTTCTTCAGGTAGTGTTAGGCCAATTCAAACTGGTCGCAATTGTTATGGGTGAACAGGAAGGGGACAACATCCGCGGCCTCGGCGAAACGCTGGCGTCGGCTCTGAAAGGCACCAACAGCCTCATAGTTGCATCCAGCGATCTGTCCCACCAGCATCCCGTGAAAATCGCCAACCGGATGGATGGTACGGTGCGGACAGCTATTGAAAAATATGACCCACAGATGCTGATAGATACTCTCGAATCCGGTCGCGGAGAAGCCTGTGGCGGGGGGCCGATGGCCGCCGCAATGATAGCCGCCAAACGACTGGGAGCCGGTACAATGCAGTTCCTGCATTATACTACCTCGGGCGAGACAACCGGTGATTTTGATGATGTCGTTGGATATCTATCAGCCGTGATGGTGGCGGAAAAGAAAGCCGTATCGACCTCGCCTACGATGGGTGCCATGCCAGCCCGAATGAAAAAACCCGGACTCACTGACGAAGACAGGCAATGCCTGCTGAAGATTGCCAAAGATGCTATCGCCTCTCACCTGTCTGGAAGGGAGTACGAACCGACCCCATACGAATCTTTGCAGGACAACAAGGGTGCTTTTGTTACGATCACTCTCAATGGTAAACTGCGAGGGTGTATTGGCCAGATCCGGGCAGTACAGCCACTCTATAAGACTATCTCCGGGATGGCTGTGGCGGCGGCATTTGAGGATCCCCGATTCCCAAAACTAACACCGGTCGAATTTCTGGACGCAAAAATCGAGATTTCGGTTTTGTCACACCTTGAGCGAGTACATGATTTCGGCGAGATTAAGGTCGGACGGGATGGACTTTTGGTGAAGCTCGAACTGCACACCGGATTACTTCTCCCGCAAGTAGCTACCGAAAATGGTTGGGGCGTAACTGAATTTCTTCAGCAAACCTGCCTGAAAGCGGGCCTGCCCATGAACAGCTACAAGAAGGACGACGTCGAAATATATCGTTTCAGCGCCGAAGTATTCTAA
- a CDS encoding DUF4433 domain-containing protein — protein MNTSFPIKDDVRQFIDNLRVKYKNKRFWPNFLFHYTDIDNIPAILMNGYLLSRNNAKSGSLLKCDSASQSVLQNSPDWIGDFVRLYFRPKTPPLWHIEGFTLGGNLKTEHDAHCPVPVYLLFSSKSVLSIPDMRFSEQNLALQSSQTYDDTADLSMLDFSKIYHDDGTGMSDPQFKRTIVASRCAEVVIPRRLSLDDHLAYLVCRSDAERVTLLNLLDPVLRAKYGGRTKFGPLCFHRRQQFVTSVNLRENGLSISYNKMSEEQYQYMFEFCFSKGVISRDYTEPQNGFSFESPQRNYTIIHTIDGHIAYKGKYEHVDLPF, from the coding sequence ATGAACACGTCTTTTCCAATCAAAGATGATGTTCGACAATTCATTGACAACTTGCGAGTTAAATACAAGAACAAACGCTTCTGGCCGAATTTTCTATTTCACTACACCGACATAGATAATATCCCCGCGATTCTGATGAATGGCTACCTACTCAGCCGGAATAATGCTAAGAGCGGTTCGTTACTTAAGTGTGATTCGGCCAGCCAGAGCGTACTCCAGAACTCACCGGACTGGATCGGGGATTTCGTGAGATTGTATTTTCGTCCAAAAACCCCACCATTATGGCATATTGAGGGTTTTACCTTAGGTGGCAATCTCAAGACTGAGCACGACGCTCATTGCCCTGTACCGGTGTACCTGTTGTTTTCGTCAAAGAGTGTTCTTTCAATCCCCGATATGAGGTTTAGCGAACAGAACCTCGCTCTGCAGAGTTCTCAAACCTATGACGATACAGCTGATCTATCTATGTTGGATTTTTCAAAGATATATCACGATGATGGTACCGGGATGTCTGATCCTCAGTTCAAGCGTACAATAGTTGCGAGTCGGTGTGCAGAAGTAGTTATACCGAGAAGACTATCGTTGGATGATCACCTGGCATATCTGGTTTGTCGCTCCGACGCTGAGCGTGTAACACTTCTGAATTTACTAGATCCCGTGCTACGAGCAAAATATGGAGGTCGGACGAAGTTTGGACCTCTTTGTTTTCATAGAAGGCAACAGTTCGTTACAAGCGTCAATTTACGTGAGAACGGTCTGAGTATTAGCTATAACAAGATGAGTGAGGAGCAATACCAATACATGTTTGAGTTCTGTTTCTCAAAGGGGGTTATTTCACGTGATTACACCGAGCCACAAAATGGGTTTTCGTTTGAATCTCCGCAAAGGAATTATACAATCATTCACACGATTGATGGGCACATCGCTTACAAGGGTAAATACGAACATGTAGACCTTCCGTTCTAG
- a CDS encoding macro domain-containing protein: MLFVEGNIFNSPAQTLVNTVNTVGAMGKGLAKEFKRLFPEMFKEYQQLCERGEFTTGKLWIYHTPNKSVLSFPTKQHWRQPSRLEWIERGLATFVANYERLGLRSVAFPQLGCGNGELEWQVVKPLMEKHLRKLPIDIFVYEIDRFVSPEHKELKEMRLWLISEPVSLPFEEFKTDLLGLSKASKHFEDSTGEAFEVFEEGDRFCIRQHGVLLSAPWRGDDVATGWLELWQFIRDKGVCQTQDLVQMGFSLSDAVISLMLKLEYVRPLIVLGTESSPALQLRPVKIERDLFSSEVRPNNRLQI; encoded by the coding sequence GTGCTGTTTGTCGAAGGAAATATCTTTAACTCTCCGGCCCAAACGTTGGTGAATACAGTCAACACCGTCGGGGCCATGGGCAAAGGGCTGGCCAAGGAGTTCAAGCGGCTTTTCCCCGAGATGTTCAAGGAATACCAGCAGCTCTGCGAACGGGGGGAGTTCACAACTGGGAAGCTCTGGATCTACCATACACCGAACAAAAGTGTGCTCAGCTTCCCCACGAAACAGCATTGGAGACAACCCTCAAGGCTTGAGTGGATCGAACGTGGATTGGCAACCTTTGTGGCCAATTACGAACGTCTTGGTCTTCGCTCGGTGGCCTTCCCTCAATTGGGTTGTGGTAATGGCGAATTGGAATGGCAAGTTGTGAAACCATTGATGGAGAAACATCTCAGGAAGCTACCGATTGACATCTTCGTATACGAAATCGACCGGTTTGTGTCTCCTGAGCACAAGGAACTCAAGGAAATGCGGTTGTGGCTGATTTCGGAACCGGTATCCTTGCCGTTTGAAGAGTTCAAGACTGACTTGTTGGGACTCAGTAAAGCTTCAAAGCACTTCGAGGATTCAACGGGCGAGGCCTTCGAGGTATTCGAGGAAGGTGATCGGTTCTGTATCAGGCAACATGGTGTGCTATTATCAGCGCCCTGGAGAGGTGACGATGTAGCGACTGGTTGGCTGGAGCTCTGGCAATTCATTAGAGATAAGGGAGTGTGCCAGACGCAAGACCTTGTGCAAATGGGTTTCAGTCTTTCTGATGCCGTAATTTCGCTGATGCTGAAGCTTGAGTATGTAAGGCCGTTGATAGTGTTGGGTACAGAGTCCTCCCCGGCTCTGCAGCTCCGGCCGGTCAAGATAGAGCGGGACCTATTCAGCAGTGAAGTGCGACCGAACAACCGCCTTCAAATATGA
- a CDS encoding purine-nucleoside phosphorylase: MHRMLDEATDYIKSQIDFKPQIGIILGTGLGSLVDGIEMVGTVDYDKIPHFPVSTVESHAGRLLFGKLRGKSVVCMQGRFHFYEGYSFQQIAFPVRTLKKLGIETLILSNACGGMNPNFKAGDIMLIKDHINFFPGNPLIGPNDDNWGDRFPDMFEVYNREYQQLAKDVAMEQNLRLQEGVYVGLTGPCLETAAEYRMLRGFGADAVGMSTVPEAITAHHQHNKVLGFSIVTDMGLPDAMKPCSLDDVIGNATKAEPKLRELIAGCVERM, encoded by the coding sequence ATGCATCGTATGCTTGATGAAGCGACCGATTACATAAAAAGCCAAATAGACTTCAAACCCCAGATCGGGATCATTCTCGGTACCGGCCTTGGCTCGCTCGTTGATGGAATCGAGATGGTCGGCACTGTCGACTACGACAAAATCCCCCACTTCCCCGTCTCGACAGTAGAATCCCATGCCGGACGTTTGCTTTTTGGCAAACTGCGCGGCAAATCTGTAGTCTGTATGCAGGGGCGGTTTCATTTCTATGAGGGATACAGTTTCCAGCAGATTGCTTTTCCCGTCCGGACCCTCAAGAAACTTGGCATCGAAACGCTGATTCTTTCCAATGCCTGCGGGGGTATGAATCCCAATTTCAAGGCGGGGGATATTATGCTCATCAAGGACCATATCAATTTCTTCCCCGGCAACCCGCTGATCGGTCCCAATGATGACAACTGGGGCGACCGTTTCCCGGATATGTTCGAGGTCTACAATCGTGAATACCAGCAACTTGCCAAAGATGTCGCGATGGAGCAGAACCTTCGCTTGCAGGAAGGGGTTTATGTTGGCCTGACAGGACCATGCCTTGAGACAGCCGCTGAGTATCGGATGTTGCGTGGTTTTGGTGCGGACGCGGTCGGGATGTCAACCGTACCGGAAGCAATCACAGCGCATCATCAACACAACAAAGTATTGGGCTTCTCGATTGTAACGGATATGGGTTTACCGGATGCGATGAAACCCTGTTCGCTTGATGACGTAATCGGCAACGCAACGAAAGCCGAACCAAAACTCCGCGAACTCATCGCCGGTTGTGTCGAGAGGATGTAG
- a CDS encoding DivIVA domain-containing protein, which translates to MDLSPNDIRNYEFDTQMRGFDKEDVRSFLEDVATVLEGMKQQDLKLSMEIDSLKTQLSGLRQFEDTIKSAAIDARRNADLTVDNAKKEAELIVTRAKTEADEIIGSRASKVAHFEDQINQLQLTKKSYLAKLRNLIQSHLEMIEELSSDESEVSDPEDRVEVTESSDVTREKMEIISDEPPSPDPIRSEEANADDTIDPASSTTDEEEPEQAEDADKPVDPELAAALESYRTDQPRSSDDETQPPRSTEPAIPKVGELVETTALSTDIPEGFVVEGDDSSDKSSTDKVPTEEYGQSDSVEPNAVDIDRKPALSPDDLAGELDKVAAKFEEEMDKATQDS; encoded by the coding sequence ATGGATCTGTCACCAAATGATATACGCAACTACGAGTTTGATACCCAGATGCGTGGATTCGACAAGGAAGATGTACGGAGTTTCCTGGAGGATGTGGCGACTGTTCTTGAGGGCATGAAACAGCAGGACCTGAAGCTGTCCATGGAGATCGACTCACTCAAGACACAACTCTCAGGGCTTCGTCAGTTTGAGGACACTATTAAGAGTGCTGCTATCGACGCTCGTCGGAACGCTGACCTCACAGTCGATAACGCCAAGAAAGAGGCCGAGCTGATTGTCACCAGAGCTAAGACCGAGGCCGACGAAATCATTGGTTCGAGAGCCAGCAAAGTGGCTCATTTCGAAGATCAGATAAACCAGCTCCAGTTGACCAAGAAATCCTATCTGGCTAAGCTCCGGAATTTGATCCAGTCTCATTTGGAGATGATTGAGGAATTGTCCAGTGACGAATCCGAGGTCTCGGACCCGGAAGATCGTGTCGAAGTTACCGAATCATCTGATGTCACTCGAGAAAAGATGGAGATAATCAGCGACGAACCGCCTTCACCAGACCCGATCCGGTCCGAAGAGGCAAACGCCGACGATACGATAGATCCAGCTTCCTCAACGACCGATGAGGAAGAACCCGAACAAGCAGAAGATGCTGACAAGCCAGTCGATCCGGAGTTGGCTGCTGCGCTCGAGAGCTACCGAACCGATCAACCACGATCAAGTGATGATGAGACTCAGCCGCCGAGATCGACGGAGCCTGCAATTCCGAAAGTCGGTGAACTTGTCGAGACAACCGCTCTGTCCACAGATATCCCGGAAGGTTTTGTGGTCGAGGGCGATGACAGCTCTGACAAATCCAGCACTGATAAAGTACCGACTGAGGAATATGGACAATCTGATTCGGTCGAACCTAACGCAGTGGACATTGATCGAAAACCGGCCTTGAGTCCTGATGATCTCGCTGGCGAACTCGATAAAGTTGCCGCCAAGTTTGAAGAGGAGATGGACAAGGCTACTCAAGATAGCTAA